The Humulus lupulus chromosome 3, drHumLupu1.1, whole genome shotgun sequence genome window below encodes:
- the LOC133824461 gene encoding 1-aminocyclopropane-1-carboxylate oxidase homolog 1-like — MDSNLEGQNSEAERAKALKDFDDTKAGVKGLVDAGITTLPPIFVIPDDHEFKVPTVDLQNTNKSIVGEIREACKSWGFFKVINHGIPQDVMDEMIEGVRRFYEQEQEEKVQFYSRDNTRKVRYTSNFDLYRSKFASWRDTLMCHMAPNPPEHDQYPSVFCWNGRDILKDYSEQLNKLGDTLFRLISQALGLVPNHLIDMECAKGNVFYCHYYPTCPEPAKTLGHAKHTDPDFLTILLQDQKIGGLQVLHQNQWIDIPPEKGTLVINVGDLLQLISNDKFRSVEHRVLANPTPSPRISVGYFFTTNFEKSDKKYGPIKELLTPESPALYRETTIADYIESFANAALGGAALAKLRLPAMEAKQKD; from the exons ATGGATTCCAATCTAGAAGGGCAGAATTCAGAAGCTGAGAGAGCAAAAGCATTGAAAGACTTTGATGACACAAAGGCTGGTGTGAAAGGACTTGTTGATGCTGGGATTACTACTCTTCCTCCAATCTTTGTTATCCCAGATGATCATGAGTTCAAGGTACCAACTGTAGACCTTCAAAATACGAATAAATCGATCGTAGGCGAAATCAGAGAAGCTTGTAAGTCATGGGGATTCTTCAAAGTCATCAACCATGGGATACCTCAAGATGTTATGGATGAAATGATTGAAGGAGTAAGAAGATTCTATGAGCAAGAGCAGGAAGAGAAGGTGCAGTTCTACTCTCGTGACAACACAAGAAAAGTTCGGTACACTAGCAACTTTGATCTTTACAGGTCAAAATTTGCAAGTTGGAGGGACACTCTGATGTGCCATATGGCTCCCAATCCACCAGAGCATGACCAATATCCATCAGTATTCTGCTG GAATGGCAGGGATATACTGAAGGACTACTCTGAGCAGCTTAACAAGTTAGGCGACACTCTATTTCGGTTGATTTCGCAGGCGCTTGGTCTTGTTCCTAATCACCTTATAGATATGGAATGTGCCAAAGGGAATGTCTTTTACTGCCATTACTATCCAACATGCCCTGAACCAGCTAAGACCTTGGGACATGCCAAGCACACAGATCCTGATTTTCTCACTATACTTCTACAAGATCAGAAAATAGGGGGACTTCAAGTTCTTCACCAGAACCAATGGATTGATATTCCCCCAGAAAAAGGAACACTTGTGATCAATGTTGGAGACCTCTTGCAA CTAATCTCTAATGACAAGTTCAGAAGTGTTGAGCATAGAGTGCTGGCAAACCCCACTCCTAGTCCAAGAATCTCAGTTGGTTACTTCTTCACAACAAATTTTGAGAAGTCTGATAAGAAGTATGGCCCTATCAAGGAGTTGCTGACACCCGAAAGTCCAGCACTGTACCGGGAGACCACCATCGCGGACTACATCGAGTCTTTTGCCAATGCAGCACTTGGTGGAGCTGCACTGGCGAAACTTCGGCTGCCTGCCATGGAAGCAAAGCAGAAAGATTGA